The following DNA comes from Cytophagales bacterium.
TCAAACCAAATGTTTCCCCGGTGCAGGTCGACTATTTTCTTGGCAATAAATAAACCCAGGCCATTAGAAGGCTCTCCGCTTGTCCCAGGTCGTCCCGAGGCAGGATCAGCAAGAAAAATGGAGGCGTGGAGTTCTTCGGGAATCCCTATTCCCCGATCTTTTACCGAGAAGCACACATGTTCTTTATTGATGGTGGCGGAGAAGGTAAGCTTCGCTCCTGAATCTGAAAACTTGATAGCATTTGACATCATATTGTCCAGTACCCTGACCAACTTGTACTGGTCCCCTTCAATCAGTGTCGACACTTCCGGGAATTGGCATCGCAAGTCGATTTCCTTTTCAGTTTGCGACAATACCTCATATTTCTTTTTTAACCTGGTGAGGAAGTTCGCCAGGTCAAAAGGGAATATTTCTAATTTCATGGCATCCCCGAGATCATCAGAAGCCCCCAAATGTTCCATCAGCAGGCGGCTCGCATTATCATGCACTTCACTCAATAGATCGATCAACTCTTGCACGCTTGCTTCAAATGAATATTCTCTGAGTAAAAGCAACGCTCCTGCCATTTGTGCAAAGGAGTTCCTTAAATCATGAGACATCAACCTAAGTGTTTTGGAACGAGTTTCTTGTAAATCAAACAACTCACTTTGAACCCGCTTTCGATCAGCAATATCTCTAATGATAGAGACGATCATCGGATGACCTTCCATACTGACAAATTGCGAATGGACTTCTACTGGAAACTCTTCGCCTGCCTTATTCTTATGCGTCGTTTCGAACAGGACGTTACCATGCTTACAAATGTTTTCAATGAGATCCGGCACTTTGCGAGGATGGGCATTGATCATGGAAAAGTCCGCATGAAGGATTTCCTTAAGTTCATAACCATAGGATTTCCTAAACGAATCGTTAATCATCAACATCTTATGGAATCTATATTGATCATCCACCTGATATATCAATATGGGATCCAATATGTGATTGAAAATGGCTTTGTAACTATTGAATAGAAAATTGGGTTCACTCATGAAATTTCATTCAAATAAGTATCCTTTCCCCTTTCTGGTCTCTCAATTGAAATGGATGCTTAAAAAACAGTCAGTCCCGCCTATTACTTACCCTGATCACCTGCCTTTACTAGCCAACTGAAGCAAGCCTCAACAACAGTTGGAAATTTAAAGCATAATTATTTGCCAACTCAACCGTTCATCCTGAACATGAAAAAAGGCCGCTCAAATGAACGGCCTTCTCATCTTCTTAAGTGCTATTCTTTAAAATTCGTATTTGATCTTAGCCAGCATTCTTCTGCCAATGAATGGCATGTTCTGATAATATCTGTACTCATTATTGAACAAGTTCGTAGCAGTAACATCTACCTGTATTCCGAAATCAAACTTGTATCCTACTCCAGCATCTACCAGATTTCGATCTCCGGTATCACCGGAAAACTGTCCTGCAATCGGATTGAAGGAATCGTCATGTTGGAAGGCTACATTGGCACGAATTCCAAATTCAGGTGTGTAGTTTGCGCCCAATCTGAATTTATTCTTCGGTATGTTCAGACTGCTTGGCAGCTCCTGTCCACTGGCATCTCCGCGTACCGTCTGCATGAAATCGGTTCGGTCCACTCCGGAGTAGTTTCCAAAGAATGAAAGGTCCGCATTCACGTAGTACTCAATACCAAGATCCCAGCCATAGTAAGTTCTTGAATCAAATGTACGATAACCTGCCGCCAGGTGTGTGATACCATCACCCTGAGGCACTTGCTCTGTCTCTACAGTCGCATGGAATGGCAATGCAGCCATCAATTGTGCCAGGGTCAATCCTCCAAAAGCAGCTGAAGGAGTATTCAACGCAGCATTTCCTGCATCGGTATACGCGCCATTAATAACCGGTCCGAGAGAGGCCGCAGTAGCCGTAGCAGTAGCTTCATCCAGTCCGGCTGCCTGTAATGCGGCAATGAGTGCTGGTGTAAACAATCCTTCCGCATTGTTACCAAGATCTGTACCAAGACCATCAATGCCTAACAAAGCAAAGGCAGGTGAAATCGCCGTAAACTGGGAATTACCGTCTTCTGTTACACGATAGAGATCGACAGATACACCAATTTTATTATTGAACACCCCTTTGTATCCGATTTCCCAGGTATCCTGAGTTGCAATCTGTGAAATAGGTGCAGTTTGCAGACCAAGTGGTGATCCATCAAAAATGTTGAATCCAGGAGAAAGTGTTCCGCCAAATCCAATGGAGGCCGGATTAACGGCACCCAAAGCAGCCGCAACGGCATCTACCAACGGGGCAGTCGCTGGGTCTGCAGCGAGTGCAGCCAGGATGCCGGCAATAACCGCATCATTTAAGCTTACTCCGGGAGCTGCTTCCTGCCCCAGGATCACAGCCAATGGCAATCCAGCCCCTTCAGTTCCATAAGGAATGCTAGGGATCAGACCGGTAAACCAATCGATGGTCGCATTATCACTGAAGGTC
Coding sequences within:
- a CDS encoding PAS domain-containing sensor histidine kinase, with the protein product MSEPNFLFNSYKAIFNHILDPILIYQVDDQYRFHKMLMINDSFRKSYGYELKEILHADFSMINAHPRKVPDLIENICKHGNVLFETTHKNKAGEEFPVEVHSQFVSMEGHPMIVSIIRDIADRKRVQSELFDLQETRSKTLRLMSHDLRNSFAQMAGALLLLREYSFEASVQELIDLLSEVHDNASRLLMEHLGASDDLGDAMKLEIFPFDLANFLTRLKKKYEVLSQTEKEIDLRCQFPEVSTLIEGDQYKLVRVLDNMMSNAIKFSDSGAKLTFSATINKEHVCFSVKDRGIGIPEELHASIFLADPASGRPGTSGEPSNGLGLFIAKKIVDLHRGNIWFETKEGQGTTFFVEIPKQFMP